Proteins co-encoded in one Waddlia chondrophila WSU 86-1044 genomic window:
- a CDS encoding YybH family protein: MKSLFFSLVTMYLSLNSISALEHHDTPQSHAEILELLQKWPKDFNQKNIPAVCELFSPSLVASYPGAPDRDFEGMCQKLSESLSDPNKIYRYQLPEIEQIITVEDLAIVRLIWTLEVFDKNFELIERVKEKGLDVFCKQKDQGWKIIISYAYTLASSFPQQQ; encoded by the coding sequence GTGAAATCTCTGTTTTTTTCCCTTGTTACTATGTACTTGAGCCTAAACAGCATTTCGGCTTTAGAGCATCACGACACACCTCAATCGCATGCTGAAATTTTGGAACTTCTGCAAAAGTGGCCAAAAGATTTTAATCAAAAAAATATTCCGGCTGTTTGCGAGCTGTTTTCTCCGAGTTTAGTTGCCAGCTATCCTGGAGCTCCCGACAGAGATTTTGAAGGAATGTGCCAAAAACTTTCGGAATCCTTGTCCGACCCAAATAAGATATACCGTTATCAGCTGCCTGAAATTGAGCAAATCATTACCGTAGAAGACTTAGCTATCGTAAGGCTGATCTGGACTTTAGAAGTCTTTGACAAAAACTTCGAACTGATTGAGAGAGTAAAAGAAAAAGGATTGGATGTTTTTTGCAAGCAGAAAGACCAAGGATGGAAAATCATTATCTCTTATGCTTATACGTTAGCCTCTTCCTTTCCTCAACAACAATGA
- a CDS encoding D-Ala-D-Ala carboxypeptidase family metallohydrolase, translated as MSRNYAPIFGFFTIFSLFLSGCFDKEKDSARANKGKQITRLSHEVSIVLDPPRYQPSPLYPWEEGLVGNLPKITKEYFRCNGSLLNPEKMIERNGQLERITDCGGAEKHSLPLKDGLEFVQPILISLMNHIQAETGKKVVITSGHRCPEHNQYVDSSKSNLYSKHQVGAEVSFYVKGLEESPERVIQLLMDYYKNHQDEDFRQFQRYEKDDTGVITKPWYNKEIYIKLFKQNEGRNFDNRHPFPYIAVQVRYDPDSKERVIYSWDKAYKNYLRF; from the coding sequence ATGTCCCGCAATTATGCACCCATCTTTGGGTTTTTCACAATCTTCTCTCTTTTCCTATCCGGATGCTTTGATAAGGAAAAGGATTCGGCAAGAGCGAATAAAGGAAAACAGATCACAAGGCTTAGCCATGAAGTTAGCATAGTCCTGGATCCTCCCCGTTACCAGCCTTCCCCTCTTTATCCATGGGAAGAAGGTTTAGTCGGAAACCTTCCGAAAATTACAAAAGAGTACTTCCGTTGCAACGGCAGCCTGTTAAATCCTGAAAAAATGATCGAACGGAATGGACAGCTTGAACGGATCACCGATTGCGGAGGAGCTGAAAAGCACAGCCTCCCGTTAAAAGACGGCTTAGAGTTTGTTCAGCCTATCCTTATTTCCTTAATGAACCATATCCAGGCAGAGACCGGAAAAAAAGTCGTGATCACCTCAGGACACCGATGTCCGGAGCACAATCAATATGTCGATTCTTCGAAAAGCAACCTCTACTCCAAACATCAGGTAGGAGCTGAGGTGTCCTTCTATGTAAAAGGGTTGGAGGAATCTCCGGAAAGAGTTATCCAGCTTTTAATGGATTACTACAAAAACCATCAAGATGAAGATTTCCGTCAATTCCAACGTTATGAAAAGGATGACACAGGTGTCATAACCAAACCGTGGTACAACAAAGAGATTTATATCAAACTTTTCAAACAAAACGAGGGAAGGAATTTCGACAACCGCCACCCATTTCCTTACATCGCCGTGCAAGTCAGATACGACCCTGATTCGAAAGAAAGGGTCATTTACAGCTGGGATAAAGCTTACAAAAATTATTTAAGATTTTAA
- a CDS encoding HAD family hydrolase, whose protein sequence is MEWTKDYQLFLFDFDGLLVNTEEIHYQAYKKMCRDRGFELPWDFSRYCQVAHYHQETLRRELMQSVPGLERMESDWEVLYQEKKQAMVELLSKGSVTMMPGAEKLLRVLDQEGIERCVVTHSPLEQIELIKQGNPILFSIPHWFTRESYTKAKPDPECYLNAIEKLCPEEGKVIGFEDTPRGMQALMETPAEAVMITQVNYPEQETFVSRGAKLFNSLADWIHSRS, encoded by the coding sequence ATGGAATGGACTAAAGATTATCAATTATTTCTCTTTGATTTTGACGGCCTGTTGGTCAATACGGAAGAGATCCACTATCAGGCATATAAAAAAATGTGCAGGGACCGAGGATTTGAATTGCCATGGGATTTTTCGAGATATTGCCAGGTGGCACATTATCATCAGGAAACTCTAAGAAGAGAGTTAATGCAATCGGTTCCTGGGTTGGAGAGAATGGAATCTGATTGGGAAGTTCTCTACCAAGAGAAAAAACAGGCAATGGTCGAGCTGCTAAGCAAAGGAAGTGTGACGATGATGCCAGGAGCTGAAAAGCTTTTAAGGGTGCTGGATCAAGAAGGAATCGAACGGTGCGTGGTGACGCATTCTCCCCTCGAGCAAATTGAATTGATTAAGCAGGGAAATCCGATACTTTTCTCAATTCCCCACTGGTTTACAAGGGAGAGCTACACTAAGGCAAAGCCAGATCCGGAATGTTATCTGAATGCGATTGAAAAGCTGTGTCCGGAGGAAGGAAAGGTGATTGGATTCGAAGATACCCCCAGAGGGATGCAAGCGTTGATGGAGACCCCCGCTGAAGCGGTTATGATTACTCAAGTCAACTATCCTGAACAGGAAACGTTTGTCAGCAGAGGGGCTAAGCTCTTTAACTCTTTAGCGGATTGGATACATAGTCGATCCTGA
- the truA gene encoding tRNA pseudouridine(38-40) synthase TruA: MKKYKLIIAYDGTQYSGWQMQPNALSIQEVLEEKLKVLTKTRTSLTGAGRTDAGVHAIGQVAHFKVEAPFNPSLLRLSLNGLLPKDIRIMDVEEVPLDFHARYSATNKIYYYHLNLGPVQDPFEKQYSWNITNSLNMELLKKGISYLIGTHNFSAFANEANQGAAKKNPIRTLKRISVVPERIGMRLEFEGESFLYKMVRNMTGTLIDVAKGKLSPEEIKKILESKDRRNAGRAAPAKGLFLVRIDYVSNPLKS, from the coding sequence ATGAAAAAATACAAGTTGATCATCGCATACGACGGCACCCAGTATAGCGGTTGGCAAATGCAGCCCAATGCCCTTTCGATCCAGGAAGTCTTGGAGGAAAAGTTAAAAGTGCTGACAAAAACCCGCACCTCCTTAACAGGAGCAGGAAGAACAGATGCCGGGGTGCATGCAATCGGGCAAGTTGCGCACTTTAAAGTAGAGGCACCTTTCAACCCTTCCCTTCTTCGACTCTCCCTCAATGGACTTCTTCCTAAGGATATTCGAATCATGGATGTGGAAGAGGTTCCACTGGATTTCCATGCACGCTACAGTGCAACCAATAAGATCTATTACTACCATTTGAATCTAGGACCTGTGCAGGACCCTTTTGAGAAGCAATACAGCTGGAATATTACAAATTCTTTAAATATGGAATTGCTTAAAAAAGGGATTTCCTACTTGATAGGAACACACAATTTTTCTGCTTTCGCAAATGAGGCGAACCAGGGCGCAGCAAAGAAAAATCCTATACGAACGTTAAAAAGGATTTCCGTTGTTCCGGAAAGAATCGGCATGAGGCTGGAATTTGAAGGGGAAAGCTTTCTGTACAAGATGGTGCGCAACATGACCGGCACGCTAATCGATGTTGCAAAAGGAAAACTGAGTCCTGAAGAGATCAAAAAAATCCTTGAATCAAAAGACCGGAGAAATGCAGGGCGGGCAGCTCCTGCAAAAGGTCTTTTTCTCGTCAGGATCGACTATGTATCCAATCCGCTAAAGAGTTAA
- the lpxG gene encoding UDP-2,3-diacylglucosamine diphosphatase LpxG: MAKSKKQHLSDRIWDLWCIGSVLGIWPRFIEPRLLKTTKLTLPIPNLSPALSGTKIVQFSDLHLSRKVPQNFLDKLVERINLLHPDILVFTGDFLCSCKMEDKERLVATLNRLKAVYGCFAIMGNHDYDQPVSINHEGVYDVDELRISMIKQGFKRLFSPQYPVGKVSKPVKQIPINPELLQTLEKTPFKVLNNHTEVLSINGKDLNVTGLGEYMLGRCLPEKAFSNYQAEAPGIVLSHNPDSIPLLEAFPGDLILSGHTHGAQVNLPWIWNHFTLMEQPQYKRGLFSLGKKWLYVNRGTGSVMPFRLFSTPEITEFTLKEN; encoded by the coding sequence ATGGCAAAATCCAAGAAACAACATTTATCCGATCGAATTTGGGATCTTTGGTGTATCGGTTCCGTCTTGGGCATTTGGCCAAGGTTTATCGAACCGCGCCTTCTGAAAACAACCAAGTTGACCCTCCCCATCCCGAACCTATCCCCTGCCCTTAGCGGAACAAAAATTGTACAGTTCAGCGACCTTCACCTGAGTCGAAAAGTTCCTCAAAACTTCTTAGACAAACTTGTGGAGAGAATCAATCTGCTACACCCCGACATTCTCGTTTTTACCGGCGATTTCCTCTGCAGCTGCAAAATGGAAGACAAAGAAAGGTTGGTCGCCACTTTAAACCGTCTGAAGGCAGTTTATGGCTGCTTTGCCATCATGGGAAACCATGATTACGACCAACCCGTTTCTATCAATCATGAAGGAGTTTATGATGTTGACGAACTTCGGATATCAATGATCAAGCAAGGCTTCAAAAGACTTTTCTCTCCTCAATACCCTGTGGGAAAGGTCAGCAAGCCAGTCAAACAAATTCCGATCAATCCAGAACTGCTGCAAACTCTTGAAAAGACTCCATTTAAAGTTCTCAACAACCATACAGAAGTCCTTTCCATTAATGGAAAGGACTTAAACGTGACTGGATTAGGCGAATACATGCTCGGCCGCTGCTTGCCTGAGAAAGCATTTAGCAATTATCAAGCTGAAGCTCCTGGAATTGTCCTCTCTCATAATCCCGACAGCATTCCTCTTTTGGAAGCGTTTCCAGGAGATCTCATCCTTTCAGGCCATACTCACGGAGCCCAAGTCAACCTGCCATGGATATGGAACCATTTTACCTTAATGGAACAGCCGCAATACAAAAGAGGATTGTTTTCATTAGGAAAAAAATGGCTGTATGTCAATCGCGGGACAGGCTCGGTCATGCCGTTTCGGCTATTCTCAACTCCAGAAATCACAGAATTTACCCTTAAGGAAAATTGA
- a CDS encoding SWIB/MDM2 domain-containing protein, whose translation MTKQKKPSAFMKPVGVSDALAEIVGKGPMARTEVTKKLWDYIKKNKLQDPNNKRNIVPDQKLAKVFGSTQAIDMFKMTSKVSKHLHEAEAAGAK comes from the coding sequence ATGACAAAACAAAAAAAACCATCAGCGTTCATGAAGCCTGTAGGCGTTAGCGACGCTCTTGCCGAAATTGTCGGCAAAGGACCTATGGCTCGTACAGAAGTCACCAAAAAACTTTGGGACTACATTAAGAAAAACAAGCTGCAAGATCCAAACAACAAAAGAAACATCGTGCCTGATCAAAAGCTTGCGAAAGTGTTCGGTTCCACACAAGCGATCGATATGTTCAAAATGACCAGCAAAGTTTCTAAACATCTGCACGAAGCTGAAGCGGCGGGTGCTAAATAA
- a CDS encoding UTP--glucose-1-phosphate uridylyltransferase, producing the protein MIDNQRLASLSKLLAAAQDADQRVRILRQNLNVQEYLSAAKPINDCLVQMDGDSQVSLLSVIAIGEGEVVFQNWQSEADLAGQLKKLAGQLNQVEQFYRRIGGVVGYHNAVLELIRGSIDKKIENSCFLQPPETRIDKGFLGRESFVKRGIEGMEQLAEIYAVGGAGDRLNLMDHENGEPLPAAELRFGGITLLEWLIRDLKGREFLYERITGKPIEIPIVLMTSMEKDNDRRIREILERHRWFERSQNSFYLIIQPLVPVVTVEGHWVMSASFDLYKKPGGHGVLWKLMEDQGAFDWLREKGKEKALVRQINNPLAGEDDGLFAFTGVGLQGDKAFGFASCPRKVNASEGMNVLIKSEKESGSSSYRLTNVEYTDFKKYGIEDIPEREGSPYSLFPANTNILFVDLSEVRSRAKEYPVPGMLINLKSTALYRSPDGTARTLRAGRLESTMQNIADVIPFDAEEPEHQPVYLTYNEREKTVGSVKQAFDPNRDVEETPEFCYYKILLLHRELLANDCGVKVPKLVDKEEYLKIGPNLIFLYTPSLGPNYALIAKKIRGGEISDDSEMHIQLADVEIDNLRLEGSLSIRGESGRAFCRLKNVAVKNRGIDRQKTRDYWKNDPVRHELLEIFFEGKGEFIAEQVVFHGQQRIVIPDGVCVTASEEGSEITLKKTPLKRAAKVWKMRFDNDEKIIAEIS; encoded by the coding sequence ATGATAGACAATCAACGGCTTGCCAGCTTGTCAAAATTACTCGCTGCTGCACAAGATGCTGATCAAAGGGTGCGCATCCTTCGCCAAAATTTAAACGTTCAAGAATATCTATCGGCAGCTAAACCTATTAATGACTGTCTTGTCCAAATGGATGGAGATTCCCAGGTCTCCCTATTATCTGTAATCGCTATCGGTGAAGGGGAAGTTGTTTTTCAGAATTGGCAGAGTGAGGCAGATTTGGCCGGTCAATTGAAAAAGCTGGCCGGCCAGCTTAATCAAGTTGAGCAGTTTTACCGCAGAATTGGAGGGGTCGTTGGTTATCACAATGCAGTTCTTGAATTAATCCGCGGATCTATTGATAAAAAAATTGAAAATTCATGCTTTTTGCAGCCTCCTGAGACAAGGATTGACAAGGGCTTTCTCGGAAGGGAAAGCTTTGTCAAGCGCGGAATCGAGGGAATGGAGCAGCTGGCAGAAATTTACGCGGTCGGAGGTGCTGGAGACCGCTTGAACTTGATGGATCATGAAAATGGCGAACCTCTTCCTGCAGCCGAGCTCCGTTTTGGAGGCATCACTCTTTTGGAGTGGTTGATCAGGGATTTAAAAGGGAGGGAATTCCTCTATGAACGGATCACTGGAAAGCCGATCGAGATTCCAATTGTGTTGATGACCTCCATGGAAAAAGATAATGACCGCAGAATTCGGGAAATTCTTGAAAGGCATCGCTGGTTTGAGCGTTCTCAAAATTCTTTTTATTTGATTATTCAACCGCTTGTTCCCGTTGTGACGGTTGAAGGGCATTGGGTGATGTCTGCTTCTTTTGACCTCTATAAGAAACCAGGGGGGCACGGAGTTCTATGGAAGTTGATGGAAGATCAGGGAGCTTTTGACTGGTTGCGCGAAAAAGGAAAGGAAAAAGCTCTTGTCAGGCAGATCAATAATCCTCTAGCCGGAGAGGATGACGGTTTATTTGCTTTCACAGGAGTGGGTTTGCAAGGGGATAAAGCGTTTGGTTTTGCCTCTTGTCCTCGGAAAGTCAATGCTTCCGAAGGAATGAATGTGTTGATCAAGTCAGAAAAGGAGAGTGGCAGCAGCTCTTACAGATTAACCAATGTCGAATATACCGATTTTAAGAAGTACGGAATCGAGGATATTCCAGAAAGAGAGGGAAGTCCTTATTCTCTTTTTCCAGCGAATACCAATATCCTTTTTGTCGATTTATCCGAAGTGCGTTCTCGAGCAAAGGAATATCCGGTTCCCGGCATGTTAATTAACCTAAAGTCCACAGCTTTGTACAGGTCGCCTGATGGGACGGCTCGCACCTTGAGAGCAGGAAGGCTGGAATCTACGATGCAAAATATCGCGGATGTTATTCCGTTTGATGCTGAGGAGCCGGAACATCAACCGGTTTACCTGACTTACAATGAACGGGAAAAAACGGTGGGATCAGTGAAGCAGGCTTTCGATCCCAATCGAGATGTGGAAGAGACGCCGGAGTTTTGCTACTACAAAATCTTGCTGCTGCATCGAGAGTTGCTGGCAAATGATTGCGGAGTGAAAGTGCCAAAGCTTGTGGATAAGGAAGAGTACTTGAAGATAGGTCCCAACTTGATTTTTTTATATACTCCTTCCCTGGGTCCCAACTATGCTTTGATTGCGAAAAAAATTCGTGGAGGAGAAATTTCCGATGATTCGGAAATGCACATCCAACTAGCTGACGTAGAGATCGACAACCTTCGCCTGGAAGGATCTTTATCGATCAGAGGAGAGAGCGGGCGTGCATTTTGCCGCTTGAAGAACGTTGCAGTAAAAAATAGGGGAATCGATCGGCAAAAGACTAGGGATTACTGGAAAAACGATCCGGTAAGGCATGAATTGCTAGAAATTTTCTTTGAAGGGAAAGGAGAGTTTATTGCTGAACAGGTTGTTTTCCATGGACAGCAACGCATTGTGATTCCCGATGGGGTTTGTGTCACAGCTTCAGAAGAGGGCAGTGAAATCACTCTTAAGAAAACACCTCTAAAAAGAGCGGCTAAAGTGTGGAAAATGCGGTTTGACAATGATGAGAAGATCATTGCTGAGATCTCTTGA
- a CDS encoding branched-chain amino acid transport system II carrier protein, protein MKLDKSTSSLVVGLALFAMFFGSGNLIYPLFVGQFAQDQWVTMGTGFLLTAVLMPFLGVVAMVAYEGCYASFFNTIGRVPGFIFRTFLLTIWIPLGSAPRCMTLAFASMKSYFAYMPPLWMFSLIYSALIFVIVVKKLGILDILGKWITPLLLGSIACVFYQGFTSFSTPSSVQEVKDGLFFSGIIEGYNTMDLIASFFFSASVIHIINSSGSTMKQALKLVVRSSVIGIVVLAGVYVSLIAVSARHAGLLEGIPKDEALAYLAQVLMGPAWSFAAILAILLACFSTSIALILVYTDYLHDEVLKKTQHPILSVIIALAITYVMSLFGLEGITMVTAPVFKICYPLLICLIVWNVCGKLFFQKKDNEQVYSNN, encoded by the coding sequence ATGAAACTGGATAAGAGTACATCTTCATTAGTAGTTGGGCTAGCATTGTTTGCCATGTTTTTCGGTTCAGGGAATTTGATCTATCCTCTGTTTGTTGGACAATTCGCACAAGATCAGTGGGTGACGATGGGTACAGGCTTTTTGTTGACGGCAGTCCTAATGCCTTTTCTTGGTGTTGTCGCTATGGTTGCCTATGAAGGATGCTATGCGAGTTTTTTCAACACGATCGGGCGTGTTCCGGGCTTTATCTTTAGAACGTTTCTATTGACGATTTGGATCCCTTTGGGGTCTGCTCCAAGATGCATGACCTTGGCATTTGCCAGCATGAAATCCTATTTCGCTTATATGCCGCCGCTTTGGATGTTTAGCCTGATTTATAGCGCACTAATTTTTGTGATTGTCGTAAAAAAACTGGGAATTCTTGACATCTTGGGAAAATGGATCACGCCTCTTCTTTTGGGCAGCATCGCTTGCGTTTTTTACCAGGGATTCACGTCTTTTTCTACTCCTTCCAGTGTTCAAGAAGTTAAGGACGGACTATTCTTTTCAGGCATTATCGAAGGCTACAACACGATGGACTTGATTGCCTCTTTTTTCTTCTCGGCATCTGTGATCCATATCATTAATTCCTCTGGAAGCACGATGAAACAGGCATTAAAACTTGTTGTGCGTTCGTCTGTAATCGGTATCGTTGTCTTAGCTGGTGTTTACGTGAGCTTGATTGCTGTTTCGGCCAGGCATGCAGGTTTACTGGAGGGGATTCCGAAAGACGAAGCTCTTGCTTACTTGGCACAAGTCTTGATGGGGCCGGCCTGGTCTTTCGCTGCGATTCTGGCCATTCTCCTTGCATGCTTTTCCACATCGATTGCCCTGATTTTGGTTTATACAGACTACTTGCATGATGAAGTACTGAAGAAAACGCAGCACCCTATTCTTTCCGTTATCATTGCTTTGGCAATCACTTATGTCATGTCGTTGTTCGGGCTGGAGGGGATTACGATGGTCACAGCTCCTGTGTTCAAAATTTGCTATCCCCTTCTGATTTGCCTGATCGTATGGAATGTGTGCGGGAAGCTTTTTTTTCAGAAAAAGGACAATGAACAGGTATACTCTAACAATTAA
- the prfB gene encoding peptide chain release factor 2, which produces MTSKTWKRESFICGGIFDIPKKEKRVGELQLSMEAAGFWDDPDAAQQVITEINSLKQWTIPCKELKRRLEDVKELQPEAEEAGDEGLLADLNQELFRIENELGELEIRRMLSGELDNKNCYLSINAGAGGTEACDWVEMLSRMYQRWCDKRKWKCEVVDMVPGEVAGTKSVTLKMTGNFAFGYSKAEKGVHRLVRISPFDSGSRRHTSFASVDVTPEITDDIQIEINPDDIRIDTFRASGAGGQHVNVTDSAVRMTHIPTGVVVSCQSQRSQNQNKEACFKILKSKLYEMEVMEREKKIKELGGEKMDIGWGSQIRNYVFHPYSLVKDTRTKVESANVQAVMDGSLDLFVNAYLKEFG; this is translated from the coding sequence TTGACGTCAAAGACTTGGAAAAGAGAATCCTTCATATGTGGAGGTATCTTTGACATCCCTAAAAAAGAAAAACGGGTAGGCGAACTGCAGCTAAGTATGGAGGCTGCCGGCTTTTGGGATGATCCCGATGCCGCACAACAGGTAATTACCGAAATAAACTCCCTGAAACAGTGGACAATTCCTTGCAAAGAGCTCAAACGGCGGTTAGAAGATGTTAAGGAGCTTCAGCCCGAAGCTGAGGAGGCAGGTGACGAAGGTTTACTCGCGGATCTGAATCAGGAGCTTTTCCGCATCGAAAATGAATTGGGAGAGCTTGAGATACGCCGCATGCTGTCTGGAGAACTCGACAACAAAAATTGTTATCTAAGCATTAATGCAGGAGCGGGAGGAACCGAGGCGTGCGACTGGGTAGAGATGTTGTCGCGCATGTACCAGCGATGGTGCGATAAGAGGAAGTGGAAGTGCGAAGTGGTCGATATGGTTCCAGGAGAAGTGGCGGGAACTAAGAGTGTGACATTAAAGATGACCGGAAACTTTGCCTTTGGCTATTCAAAGGCCGAAAAGGGGGTGCATAGACTTGTGCGCATTTCGCCCTTCGACAGCGGTAGCCGCAGGCACACTAGTTTCGCATCTGTCGATGTCACTCCAGAAATTACTGATGATATCCAAATTGAGATCAATCCGGATGACATTAGAATTGATACATTTCGGGCGTCTGGAGCCGGAGGGCAGCATGTCAACGTCACGGATTCTGCAGTCAGAATGACTCACATTCCAACAGGAGTGGTTGTTTCCTGCCAATCGCAGCGCAGCCAGAACCAGAATAAGGAAGCCTGCTTTAAGATTTTGAAATCTAAACTCTACGAAATGGAAGTGATGGAGAGAGAAAAGAAAATCAAAGAGTTAGGGGGAGAAAAGATGGATATTGGCTGGGGCAGCCAGATTAGGAATTACGTTTTTCACCCCTATAGTCTTGTGAAAGATACCCGAACTAAAGTAGAATCAGCAAATGTGCAGGCAGTGATGGATGGCAGTCTAGATCTGTTTGTGAATGCTTATTTGAAAGAATTTGGTTAA
- a CDS encoding GNAT family N-acetyltransferase → MTIEKKEIEGLDFRYTQNSDANFLKDWLMDPSVAKWFPMADEVEIDDAVSRWVGFSRYRCSITAEMHGKPCGISTLYLQPYKKLAHQCEFGIIVGPGYRAQGIGAQLILTLIELARERFKIELLHLQVYAENPAKRLYERMGFKEFGRQDEWIKEADGSYTGRIFMERRL, encoded by the coding sequence ATGACAATAGAAAAAAAAGAAATCGAAGGGTTGGATTTTCGCTACACGCAAAACAGCGATGCGAATTTTTTGAAAGATTGGCTGATGGATCCGTCAGTTGCTAAATGGTTTCCGATGGCGGATGAAGTGGAGATCGACGATGCTGTTAGTCGTTGGGTTGGATTTAGCCGATACCGATGCAGCATCACCGCCGAGATGCATGGGAAACCGTGCGGGATCTCAACTCTCTATTTACAGCCGTATAAAAAGTTAGCTCATCAGTGCGAATTTGGAATCATTGTCGGACCCGGGTACCGTGCTCAAGGGATCGGCGCTCAGCTTATATTAACTTTAATAGAATTAGCACGGGAAAGATTTAAAATAGAGCTTCTCCACCTACAGGTTTATGCAGAAAACCCTGCTAAGCGCCTGTATGAAAGGATGGGGTTTAAAGAATTCGGACGTCAGGATGAATGGATTAAAGAGGCGGATGGTTCGTACACCGGCCGCATTTTCATGGAAAGACGCCTTTAA
- a CDS encoding YebC/PmpR family DNA-binding transcriptional regulator, protein MAGHSKWANIKHKKARVDAKKGKIFSRVAKEIISAVKVGGPDPKANPRLRLVLQKAKSQNVPNDIIDRNIKKATDADQADFDELTYELYGHGGVGIICDVMTDNKNRLASEMRIATNKKGGSIATPGSVSFNFDRKGVIQMALDHAVEEELFNASIEAGAEEFEKEEGMFVITTDPTMLYEVKEAIEKLGFKCDEASLEMIPKVSVECDVETAKSNLELIEWLEEIDDVDVVYHNMILPDELQ, encoded by the coding sequence ATGGCAGGACATAGCAAATGGGCAAACATCAAACATAAAAAGGCGCGCGTTGATGCTAAAAAGGGCAAAATTTTTTCCCGTGTGGCGAAAGAAATTATCAGTGCAGTTAAAGTCGGAGGGCCTGACCCCAAAGCGAATCCCCGATTGAGGCTGGTTTTGCAAAAAGCCAAATCGCAGAATGTGCCCAATGACATTATTGATAGAAACATCAAAAAAGCAACGGATGCAGATCAAGCAGATTTCGATGAGTTGACTTACGAGCTCTATGGCCATGGGGGCGTAGGAATTATTTGCGACGTGATGACAGATAATAAAAACCGCTTGGCGTCTGAAATGAGGATAGCCACAAATAAAAAAGGGGGATCGATTGCGACTCCGGGATCGGTTTCGTTCAACTTTGACAGAAAAGGGGTGATCCAGATGGCTCTGGATCACGCAGTCGAAGAGGAGCTGTTCAATGCTTCCATCGAAGCTGGAGCGGAAGAATTTGAAAAAGAGGAGGGGATGTTTGTCATCACGACAGATCCTACCATGCTCTATGAGGTCAAAGAGGCAATCGAAAAGCTGGGATTTAAATGCGATGAGGCTTCTTTGGAGATGATTCCAAAAGTTTCTGTTGAATGCGATGTTGAAACTGCCAAGTCCAATCTGGAATTGATTGAATGGTTGGAGGAGATCGATGATGTTGATGTCGTTTATCACAATATGATCCTTCCCGATGAGCTTCAATAG